The Pleurodeles waltl isolate 20211129_DDA chromosome 6, aPleWal1.hap1.20221129, whole genome shotgun sequence genome has a segment encoding these proteins:
- the LOC138301366 gene encoding uncharacterized protein gives MPPDKPRGVFGVRHPNKQTMARKQEPPKRHTVKLQQKYWVDETSEAKVLDLGAICTGKVIERLHYYDTSTFQLAANQMWLSQKNQQWHLIIGPQNSAIHQGRTPTKAKGFNNSKNQKHSKGTHREKEAELRLIGEKTSKRSTGKDAADTKRQLVHLQTSQACQHLDEQSMDQPVKASISTMDLSGTYEDLSNEEEMIEYLALALHTNLARKVDASLDMQSFLRMAGVQHYASFHTTREATYQLQDTCTITIDTDEASSRKAGVISLDVDVLNIASGFDAIEKLANELAFQPLQE, from the exons ATGCCACCGGACAAACCCAGGGGAGTATTCGGCGTGCGGCACCCGAACAAG CAGACCATGGCAAGAAAACAAGAGCCGCCGAAACGTCACACGGTAAAGCTCCAGCAGAAGTACTGGGTAGATGAAACAAGCGAAGCGAAGGTGCTGGATCTTGGGGCGATCTGTACAGGAAAAGTCATCGAAAGACTTCACTACTACGACACCAGCACATTCcaactggcagccaatcagatgtggCTAAGTCAGAAGAACCAACAATGGCATTTGATAATAGGACCGCAGAACAGTGCGATACACCAAGGAAGAACCCCCACCAAGGCAAAGGGATTCAACAACAGCAAGAACCagaaacacagcaaagggacacatAGAGAAAAGGAGGCAGAACTCAGGCTCATCGGCGAGAAGACATCTAAACGTTCTACAGGAAAGGATGCTGCGGACACTAAAAGGCAGCTTGTCCATCTGCAAACCTCACAAGCGTGTCAACATCTTGACGAGCAGTCAATGGACCAGCCCGTAAAGGCCAGCATTAGCACCATGGATCTCAGTGGCACGTACGAGGACCTATCAAACGAGGAGGAGATGATTGAGTACTTGGCGCTAGCTCTGCACACCAATCTGGCAAGGAAGGTTGATGCAAGcttagacatgcaaagcttcttaCGGATGGCAGGAGTCCAACATTATGCTAGCTTTCATACAACTAGGGAGGCCACCTACCAACTGCAGGACACATGCACCATCACAATAGACACCGATGAAGCGTCCTCCAGAAAGGCTGGCGTCATCTCGCTGGATGTTGATGTCCTGAACATTGCCAGCGGGTTTGATGCAATAGAAAAGTTAGCGAATGAACTGGCCTTCCAGCCTCTACAGGAATAA